One window of the Camelina sativa cultivar DH55 chromosome 1, Cs, whole genome shotgun sequence genome contains the following:
- the LOC104709467 gene encoding glutelin type-B 2-like has protein sequence MQKEMDVTPKVAYVLQGAGTAGIVLPEKEEKVIAIKKGDSIALPFGVVTWWFNNEDTELVVLFLGETHKGHKAGQFTDFYLTGSNGIFTGFSTDFVGRAWDLDETTVKKLVGSQTGNGIVKVDASLKMPAPKNGDREGFVLNCLEAPLDVDIKNGGRVVVLNTKNLPLVGEVGFGADLVRIDGHSMCSPGFSCDSALQVTYIVGGSGRVQIVRADGKKVLETHVKAGALFIVPRLFVVSKIADSDGLSWFSIVTTRDPIFTHLAGRTSVWKALSSEVLQAAFNVDPEVEKAFRSKRTSDAIFFPPSN, from the exons ATGCAGAAGGAAAT GGATGTTACACCCAAGGTCGCTTATGTTCTTCAAG GAGCTGGAACAGCCGGAATCGTTCTCcctgagaaagaggagaaagtgATAGCAATCAAGAAAGGAGACTCCATAGCCTTACCTTTTGGTGTAGTGACATGGTGGTTCAACAATGAAGACACTGAGCTAGTCGTCCTCTTCCTTGGCGAGACTCACAAGGGTCACAAAGCAGGACAGTTCACTGACTTTTACCTAACCGGTTCCAATGGAATCTTCACCGGATTCTCAACTGATTTTGTAGGCCGAGCATGGGATCTTGATGAGACCACCGTGAAGAAGCTCGTTGGTTCTCAGACCGGTAATGGAATCGTCAAGGTTGATGCGAGCTTGAAGATGCCTGCACCAAAGAATGGTGACCGTGAAGGGTTTGTGTTGAATTGTTTGGAGGCTCCTCTTGATGTTGACATTAAGAATGGAGGAAGAGTTGTTGTTTTGAACACAAAGAATCTTCCTTTGGTCGGTGAAGTTGGGTTTGGAGCTGATCTTGTGAGAATTGATGGACACTCCATGTGTTCTCCTGGATTCTCTTGTGACTCGGCTCTTCAAGTTACTTACATTGTTGGTGGAAGTGGTCGTGTTCAGATTGTTCGTGCGGATGGGAAGAAAGTTCTTGAGACTCATGTGAAAGCTGGTGCTTTGTTCATTGTTCCTAGGTTATTTGTTGTCTCCAAGATTGCTGATTCTGATGGCTTGTCTTGGTTCTCCATTGTGACTACTCGCGa tccCATTTTCACACATTTGGCCGGGAGGACATCGGTGTGGAAGGCTTTGTCGTCGGAGGTTTTGCAGGCAGCGTTTAACGTGGATCCGGAGGTGGAGAAGGCTTTCCGATCTAAAAGGACCTCTGATGCCATTTTCTTCCCCCCTTCCAACTAA